The DNA segment CGACGGGGCCCGCTCTCGAGGGCAGGGCCGCCATACAGGCGGCCGCGACGAGATATGTGGCGGCGTCGAGAGCGAAGACCCACACCGGTTGCGTTGCGAGCAGTGCGCCGCTGGCCGCCGGCCCCGCGATCAAGGTCGCGGCAGTCCGCGCCTGGGTCAACGACAGTGCCCTGGCGAGGAGACCGGGGTGGACGAAACTCCGGATGGCGACGCTCTCGGCCGGGGACAACGTGCTGCCGACCATGCCCAGAAGCAGCGCGGCAAGTATCAGCAGGGGCAGGGAAAGGGCATCCCGTGCCTGGACCAGCGCCAGAGTTCCCAGAATTGCCGCACCGAGCAGATTGCCGCCGAGCAATATCGCCCGGCGGTCGAAACGGTCCGCGAACACCCCGGCAGGCAGACGGGCCAGGAGAACGCCCGCGGACAGCGCCGTACTGGCCAGTCCCGCTTCCCGTACGTCCCCGGATGCCTGCAACGCGACCACCGGCAGTGCGACGATCGAGGCGGACGTTCCGAAAGCCGATGCGGCCTCCCCGCCGAACAACAGCCAGAACGGTCTGCCCAGAGCCGGCTTCGACGGCACTGCCCTCACTGCCCTCTCCGGGCGAACTGCCCTTGGACGGACAACAGCGGATGGGCGGTCATGGCTGCGGGAACGCCGAGCGCCACAACGGCACCCGCCAGGACACCCACGGTCCACGGGCCGTCGAACGTCGGCAGCGGGCCGAGGCCGAGCGTCACGGACAAGGGGACCAGGCACACCACGGCGACGAGGCCGGACAGCGCCACTCCGATCGCTCCCGCGCCCAGTGCCTCGTAGAGCACACAGCGCAGCATCTGGAAGCGACTGAGTCCCAGGGCCCGCAGATGGGCGCGCTGCGCCACCCGGTCACGTTGCGCCAGCGCACTGGTATTGGCCGCCGCCAACAGCGCGTACGCCGCGACCACCGCCGCTATCAGGCGCGTGGCCAGGTCGTCGGCGGGACTGCGGGTGAAGGTCTGCGCGTAGCCCTCGCGCGAGGCGATGGTCTGCCCCTCTGCCACTGGCCAGGCGCTGCTCGGTCCGGTCAGGAAAATGCGGTCGGCGGTGGGAGAGGGGGTGTGGGCGAGCGCGGTGGCACGCGGGAGAATCAGGTGGGGAAAGGCCAGGTCGCGTGCGTAGACGGCGACGAGGGTGAGCCGCTTTGGCCTCCCGTCGGCCAGGGTCAGTTGCACGGACTGGCCGACCTTCCACTTCGCCTGGTCCGCGAGTTCCGCACCCGCGGCGAAGGTACCCTCGCCCACCTTCGTGACGTTGCCCTCTCGCTCGGACAGGTCCAGCACTCGCGACAGCACGCGTCCGTCCACTCCCCAGGCACGGGTCGGTTTGGGCGCTGAATGGCGTTTGGGACCGGGCACAGTGACCTTGGTGGCTATCACAGGGGTGGCGGTGGCTCCGGAGAGCGGGCCGGGGGCGGCCGGAAGCCGCGCGCCGGGTTCCGCGCTGATCACGGCGTCGGCTCGGAGCGCCGCCTCGACCTCCTGCTGGGTCGCGCGCGCCATGGTGGTGCCGCCGCCGAGCAGACAGGCGGTGACTCCTACGGACAACAGGACGGGAACGGCCAGGGCCGTGGTGCGCGCGGGCGTTGCTCGCAGGCCGGCAGCGGCGATGGTGCCCACGCGCCGATCCAGCACGCGCAGGACCGCGCACACCGTGCCCGTCAACGGCGGGAGGACCCACGGGGCGAGCACGGCCAGGGTGGGGATGACGAAGAGAGCCAGCCCTGGGGCGACACCGGCGCGTACCTTCGGAGGCAGCCCCGGAACCGCCATGACGACCAGCAGTGGGGCACAGAACAGCGCCGCCATGGTCAGACCGGTGATCAGCCGGGCCCGGCTGCGCTTGGTACCCGGCGCGCCCTCGTGGTCCTTGAGGAGATCGATCGCGTTGACCCGTCCGGCGGCCCGCACGCTCAGCAGCGCGGCGAGCACGCTCATACCGACAGTTCCCAGGCACACGGCGACGCAGGCACCCCAGGTCTGGGCGGGCGGCGGCAGCTCGGTGACGGCGGGGAACAACTTCTGTTCGATGAGGATGCGG comes from the Streptomyces angustmyceticus genome and includes:
- a CDS encoding FtsX-like permease family protein, which codes for MSAALPTPPPPTTTRTTPTRLLLSEIRAYPGRVIGAATACCATAAGVGACLILLLGASLADLPADSPEAAAAKSTQDIMALLMSLLLMCAVLVIGSTVSLWTGQRLRQFAVLRALGMTAARLRRMAAMDVARLALVSAAFGAAAGALPLAALGRRILIEQKLFPAVTELPPPAQTWGACVAVCLGTVGMSVLAALLSVRAAGRVNAIDLLKDHEGAPGTKRSRARLITGLTMAALFCAPLLVVMAVPGLPPKVRAGVAPGLALFVIPTLAVLAPWVLPPLTGTVCAVLRVLDRRVGTIAAAGLRATPARTTALAVPVLLSVGVTACLLGGGTTMARATQQEVEAALRADAVISAEPGARLPAAPGPLSGATATPVIATKVTVPGPKRHSAPKPTRAWGVDGRVLSRVLDLSEREGNVTKVGEGTFAAGAELADQAKWKVGQSVQLTLADGRPKRLTLVAVYARDLAFPHLILPRATALAHTPSPTADRIFLTGPSSAWPVAEGQTIASREGYAQTFTRSPADDLATRLIAAVVAAYALLAAANTSALAQRDRVAQRAHLRALGLSRFQMLRCVLYEALGAGAIGVALSGLVAVVCLVPLSVTLGLGPLPTFDGPWTVGVLAGAVVALGVPAAMTAHPLLSVQGQFARRGQ